A stretch of Campylobacter showae DNA encodes these proteins:
- a CDS encoding M48 family metallopeptidase, whose protein sequence is MQSDVKIIKKDVKNITLKVRPNGEAILTAPNSANDEHIKFIMQKRAQWISQKRAFFASFKTPQKEYVSGEDFRYLGRSYRLKVVQSKEECVKLQRGYLELFVKDKSDLKRKENLIYEWYHEKAMLYFFNILQEFNKIVKQDIKSVKIRQMKTRWGSCNPYKSYINLNIELIKKPKACIEYVVFHELAHLLYLDHSKKFYDYLTLYMPDWQKRKEILDRAVS, encoded by the coding sequence ATGCAAAGTGACGTAAAAATCATCAAAAAAGATGTAAAAAATATCACTTTAAAAGTTAGGCCAAACGGCGAAGCGATACTAACTGCGCCAAATTCGGCAAACGATGAGCATATAAAATTTATCATGCAAAAAAGAGCCCAGTGGATATCGCAAAAACGGGCGTTTTTTGCTTCGTTTAAGACGCCGCAAAAAGAGTATGTAAGCGGCGAGGATTTTAGATATCTTGGGCGAAGTTACCGGCTAAAAGTGGTGCAGTCTAAGGAGGAGTGCGTAAAGCTTCAAAGGGGTTATCTAGAGCTATTTGTAAAAGATAAAAGCGACCTAAAGCGAAAAGAAAATTTGATTTATGAGTGGTATCATGAAAAGGCGATGCTATATTTTTTTAACATCTTGCAAGAGTTTAACAAGATAGTAAAGCAAGATATCAAAAGCGTAAAAATAAGGCAGATGAAAACAAGATGGGGAAGCTGCAATCCATATAAATCATATATAAATTTAAACATAGAGCTTATAAAAAAGCCAAAGGCGTGTATCGAGTATGTCGTATTTCACGAGCTAGCTCACTTGCTGTATCTCGACCACTCAAAGAAATTTTATGACTATCTGACGCTTTATATGCCCGACTGGCAAAAACGCAAGGAAATTTTAGATAGAGCCGTGTCGTAA
- a CDS encoding ABC transporter substrate-binding protein yields MFKKIMLFFFAFLGFCFAMTPEQIKDYIAQNSENIEQLQGTPSKIYASSPPLLYMLYALDPAKISGTNFEWNDYERPYVKKEVQEQPVVGGFFGQGKIPNVEMLLRLNPDLILVNASSRNTKKMSEVFGSIKKPMLYLSATKLEDYLDGFEILGEVTGKQERAARLINYAKESLNLTAQIEEYIKKNNLQKVKIYYAQGGDGLATECEGSWHATLIERAGAQNVHKCSEDPNAKSFGRVKISFEQLVKYDPDVILIYEKELFDKIYGDPKWQLLGAVKNKKAYYIPREPFSWFDRPPSFMRFLGLKWLVNLIYPEAFKFDMVRETREFYKLFLDLELTDAQIYKILGRGAE; encoded by the coding sequence ATGTTTAAAAAAATCATGTTGTTTTTCTTTGCGTTTTTGGGCTTTTGCTTTGCGATGACGCCTGAGCAGATCAAGGACTACATCGCCCAAAATAGCGAAAACATAGAGCAGCTGCAAGGCACTCCGTCTAAAATTTACGCCAGCTCGCCGCCGCTTTTATATATGCTCTACGCGCTTGATCCCGCTAAAATCAGCGGTACGAATTTCGAGTGGAACGACTACGAGCGGCCCTACGTCAAAAAAGAGGTGCAAGAGCAGCCCGTCGTGGGCGGCTTTTTCGGTCAGGGTAAAATTCCAAACGTCGAGATGCTGCTACGCCTAAATCCCGATCTCATCCTCGTAAACGCAAGCTCGCGCAACACCAAAAAGATGAGCGAGGTTTTCGGCTCTATCAAAAAACCGATGCTCTATCTAAGCGCGACGAAGCTCGAGGATTATCTGGACGGGTTTGAAATTTTAGGCGAAGTGACGGGTAAACAGGAGCGCGCCGCACGTCTCATAAACTATGCGAAAGAGTCGCTAAATTTGACCGCGCAGATCGAGGAATACATCAAGAAAAACAACCTGCAAAAGGTGAAAATTTACTACGCGCAAGGCGGCGACGGGCTAGCCACCGAGTGCGAGGGCTCGTGGCACGCGACGCTCATCGAGCGAGCCGGCGCACAGAACGTGCATAAGTGCAGCGAGGATCCAAACGCCAAATCCTTCGGGCGCGTAAAGATCAGCTTCGAACAGCTCGTTAAATACGACCCCGACGTCATCCTCATCTACGAAAAAGAGCTGTTTGATAAAATTTACGGCGATCCGAAGTGGCAGCTGCTGGGCGCGGTGAAAAACAAAAAGGCCTACTACATCCCGCGCGAGCCTTTTTCGTGGTTTGACCGCCCGCCTTCGTTTATGAGGTTTTTGGGGTTAAAATGGCTGGTAAATTTAATCTACCCCGAAGCGTTTAAATTTGACATGGTCCGCGAGACGCGCGAGTTTTACAAGCTATTTTTGGACCTTGAGCTTACAGACGCGCAAATTTATAAAATTTTAGGACGGGGTGCGGAGTGA
- a CDS encoding ABC transporter ATP-binding protein, translating to MPQTHAPSYDYSVFDVALMGALCRTPLFSSFSAADKKLAEQALEKMGIAHLKNASYTKVSGGERQLAYIARTLVQGAKVIFMDEPTNGLDFGNQIKLLEMIKALGDEGYTFVQTTHYPRHAKFVSNLTLFIKDGEILAFGRSEQLINAENIDKIYGINYERYEDRL from the coding sequence GTGCCGCAGACACACGCGCCGTCGTATGACTACAGCGTCTTTGACGTCGCTCTGATGGGCGCGCTGTGCAGGACGCCGCTGTTTTCTAGCTTTAGCGCGGCGGATAAAAAGCTAGCCGAGCAGGCGCTGGAAAAGATGGGCATCGCGCATCTAAAAAATGCGTCCTACACAAAGGTCAGCGGCGGCGAGCGGCAGCTGGCGTACATCGCGCGCACGCTGGTTCAGGGCGCGAAAGTGATCTTTATGGACGAGCCTACAAACGGGCTGGACTTTGGCAATCAAATCAAATTGCTCGAGATGATAAAGGCGCTGGGGGATGAGGGATACACCTTCGTACAGACGACGCACTACCCGCGTCACGCGAAGTTCGTTTCAAATTTGACGCTATTTATAAAGGATGGCGAAATTTTAGCCTTTGGGCGCAGCGAGCAGCTCATAAACGCCGAAAATATCGATAAAATATACGGCATAAACTACGAAAGATACGAGGATAGATTATGA
- a CDS encoding class I SAM-dependent methyltransferase yields the protein MILLAAKKADQICGYDFSPKMLEFARQNAQIYGVKNVKFAQKAFEDDWSDVPACDVVFASRCLEVGDLKTALNKLLSKTKKSLYITFKVGGSFVDDEILDAIGRKIEQKPDFVYLLNILFQMGYLPSLSYIKAKCHAGPETSAQELIQKTRWGLGGELSETEEARLAEYFNSGKYKPRQEFMHWAFVQVDKNG from the coding sequence TTGATTTTGCTTGCGGCGAAAAAAGCGGATCAAATTTGCGGCTACGACTTTTCGCCTAAGATGCTAGAGTTTGCCAGGCAAAACGCTCAAATTTACGGCGTAAAAAACGTTAAATTTGCGCAAAAAGCCTTTGAGGACGACTGGTCGGACGTGCCCGCGTGCGACGTGGTTTTTGCCTCGCGCTGCCTTGAGGTGGGCGATCTAAAAACCGCACTTAACAAGCTTCTTTCAAAGACCAAAAAATCGCTTTATATCACATTTAAGGTCGGCGGAAGCTTCGTGGATGACGAGATTTTGGATGCGATAGGGCGCAAGATAGAGCAAAAGCCCGACTTCGTCTATCTTTTAAACATCTTGTTTCAAATGGGCTATTTGCCAAGCCTAAGCTACATAAAAGCTAAGTGCCATGCGGGCCCGGAAACAAGCGCGCAGGAGCTCATACAAAAGACGCGCTGGGGGCTTGGCGGCGAGCTAAGCGAAACGGAGGAGGCGCGGCTAGCGGAGTATTTTAACAGCGGTAAATACAAACCGAGGCAAGAATTTATGCACTGGGCGTTCGTGCAGGTAGATAAAAACGGTTAA
- a CDS encoding TOBE domain-containing protein encodes MFSARNQLSAQITEVREGAVNSLVVAKLQGGETVKATVTVDSQKALDLVAGKKVVYLFKASYIIVAKGENGLKLSATNQLKGKVVKVVEGAVNAEVDIEIAGGDKLSAIITNESAKNLALKAGDEVTAIIKASHIIIGA; translated from the coding sequence ATGTTTAGCGCAAGAAATCAACTGTCAGCTCAAATCACAGAGGTAAGAGAGGGAGCGGTAAACTCTCTAGTAGTAGCAAAGTTGCAAGGCGGAGAAACTGTAAAAGCAACCGTAACCGTAGATAGCCAAAAGGCTCTAGATCTAGTAGCAGGTAAAAAGGTAGTTTATCTATTTAAAGCTTCTTATATCATAGTAGCTAAAGGCGAGAATGGTCTAAAGCTAAGCGCTACTAACCAACTAAAAGGTAAGGTAGTAAAAGTAGTAGAGGGTGCGGTAAACGCTGAAGTAGATATCGAGATAGCAGGTGGCGATAAGCTAAGCGCTATCATCACTAACGAGTCTGCTAAAAACCTAGCTCTAAAAGCAGGCGATGAAGTAACGGCTATAATCAAAGCTAGCCACATCATTATAGGTGCTTAA
- the fdhD gene encoding formate dehydrogenase accessory sulfurtransferase FdhD, whose protein sequence is MQPIFTTQIIKFKGAQKSAVDDILVREIKLEIYINGKRFGALMATPTDQEALATGYLISENLIASPEDIESIELSGDALSVWVKAKINEKRLEQFDEEKVIISGCGRSSTANIDPEAMAARSIKADVKFHKDEILRQMGQFYTQCELYEMTGCVHTAKLFVSGEQFHIGEDIAQHNTIDKAVGKAILAGSQLQNSFLMVSGRLSSEMVAKAVMHGIPVLVSRTAPTSLGVVIARKFNLTLCGFARGENINVYSGAERIYE, encoded by the coding sequence ATGCAACCTATTTTTACGACGCAAATCATCAAATTTAAAGGCGCGCAAAAAAGTGCCGTTGATGATATTTTGGTGCGCGAGATCAAGCTTGAGATCTACATAAACGGCAAGCGTTTCGGCGCGCTCATGGCGACACCGACCGATCAGGAGGCTCTAGCTACGGGCTATCTCATCAGCGAAAATTTGATCGCAAGTCCTGAGGATATCGAGAGTATAGAGCTTTCAGGCGACGCTTTAAGCGTGTGGGTAAAGGCTAAAATCAACGAAAAGCGCCTCGAGCAGTTTGACGAGGAAAAGGTGATAATTAGCGGTTGCGGACGCAGCTCGACGGCAAACATCGACCCTGAGGCTATGGCGGCACGCTCTATAAAGGCCGACGTAAAATTTCACAAAGACGAAATTTTGCGCCAGATGGGGCAGTTTTACACGCAGTGCGAGCTTTACGAGATGACGGGCTGCGTGCACACGGCCAAGCTTTTCGTGAGCGGCGAGCAGTTTCACATCGGCGAGGATATCGCTCAGCACAATACCATAGACAAAGCCGTCGGCAAAGCTATACTAGCCGGCTCGCAGCTACAAAATTCGTTTTTGATGGTGAGCGGGCGCTTAAGCTCTGAGATGGTCGCAAAAGCCGTCATGCACGGCATCCCCGTGCTCGTCTCGCGCACGGCTCCTACTAGCCTTGGCGTCGTGATAGCGCGTAAATTTAACCTCACGCTGTGCGGCTTTGCGCGCGGCGAAAACATAAACGTATATAGCGGCGCGGAGAGAATCTATGAGTGA
- a CDS encoding winged helix-turn-helix domain-containing protein, with amino-acid sequence MSEQIRELITKLLNPKGRLDCGAAFKIAAKLGVEVGLVSDEAEKMGVKIDNCELGQFGGLENGRGKYTVMTQLKQMTDEKDRILCKDARDVAAGVGLKTIRSTLKDYKIDVKYCQLGCFKEKKGKKMRVKTKTWIENDEGELIFGKGKTEVLDVIAEVGSISKAAEILGMNYKKCWNHLQILQKNLKEELFTTRQGGGENAGTTLNERAHELINAYRQLQNDIEDFADKRFKELFLKKDGEKNDATKEDKKK; translated from the coding sequence ATGAGTGAGCAAATCCGAGAACTGATAACAAAACTGCTAAATCCAAAGGGCAGGCTGGACTGCGGCGCGGCGTTTAAGATCGCCGCAAAACTGGGCGTAGAGGTCGGGCTGGTTAGCGACGAAGCCGAAAAAATGGGCGTAAAGATCGACAACTGCGAGCTAGGGCAGTTTGGCGGGCTGGAAAACGGACGCGGCAAATACACCGTTATGACGCAGCTAAAGCAGATGACCGACGAAAAAGACAGGATCCTGTGCAAAGACGCTAGAGACGTGGCTGCGGGCGTGGGGCTAAAGACGATCCGCTCGACGCTAAAAGACTATAAAATCGACGTAAAATACTGCCAGCTAGGGTGCTTTAAGGAGAAGAAAGGAAAAAAGATGAGAGTAAAAACCAAAACTTGGATAGAAAACGACGAGGGCGAGCTGATCTTCGGTAAGGGCAAAACCGAAGTCCTAGACGTCATCGCCGAGGTCGGCTCGATCTCAAAGGCCGCCGAAATCCTAGGAATGAACTATAAAAAATGTTGGAATCATCTGCAAATTTTGCAAAAAAATCTAAAAGAGGAGCTTTTTACGACTAGGCAAGGCGGCGGCGAAAACGCCGGCACGACGCTAAACGAGCGCGCGCATGAGCTCATAAACGCCTATAGGCAGCTTCAAAACGACATCGAGGATTTTGCGGATAAGCGCTTTAAGGAGTTGTTTTTGAAAAAAGACGGCGAGAAAAATGACGCAACTAAAGAAGATAAAAAGAAATAA
- a CDS encoding aminotransferase class V-fold PLP-dependent enzyme — MANLDEIKKNIILKPGVHYFDYTASGLAYEPVEREIADVLKTYANTHSDSSSSAIITQRRYEGARESLKKLLGLDERFYLIACGQGATAAIKKFQELLGIYLPPATRGAIGEVNLRAAQLPLVLVSPYEHHSNELSFREGLCDYLRVPLSEGGEIDLLALERILKLNAARRIIGSFSAASNVTGVVSDYKKISELIRAAGGIVAFDCAALSSHANLDCDYFDAIFLSPHKLLGGPASCGLLAIKKELLSSDVPTFAAGGTVAYASREGHVFLKNPEQLEEGGTPPITGLMRANLAYALRNEVGFERIKSAEDELARLFESELAGIDEVINYAPKGAPRLPIISFNVRGVSAYDFAASLSNDFGIQTRAGVMCAGPYAHDLLGIKEGRMPESKPGFVRVSLHYTHTERDVRYLTGAIKSCIKKHREIWGEEKAMYEMFGGKI; from the coding sequence ATGGCAAATTTAGACGAAATAAAAAAAAATATCATCCTAAAACCTGGCGTGCACTATTTTGATTACACGGCTTCGGGGCTTGCTTATGAGCCCGTAGAGCGCGAGATAGCGGACGTTTTAAAAACCTACGCCAACACCCACTCCGACAGTAGCTCAAGCGCTATCATCACGCAGCGGCGCTACGAGGGCGCGCGCGAGAGCCTGAAAAAGCTGCTCGGGCTTGACGAGCGATTTTATCTCATCGCCTGTGGACAGGGTGCGACGGCCGCGATCAAGAAATTTCAGGAGCTGCTTGGCATCTACCTGCCACCTGCGACCAGAGGCGCGATCGGCGAGGTAAATTTGCGCGCCGCGCAGCTTCCGCTCGTGCTCGTTTCGCCCTACGAACACCATTCAAACGAACTTAGCTTTCGCGAGGGGCTTTGCGACTACCTGCGCGTGCCTCTTAGCGAGGGCGGAGAGATCGATCTGCTCGCACTCGAGCGCATCCTAAAGCTAAACGCAGCACGCCGCATCATCGGCTCGTTTAGCGCCGCCTCAAACGTCACGGGCGTCGTTAGCGACTACAAAAAGATCAGCGAGCTAATCAGAGCTGCGGGCGGGATCGTGGCCTTTGACTGCGCGGCGCTGAGCTCGCACGCAAATTTAGATTGCGACTACTTTGACGCGATTTTCCTCTCGCCGCATAAGCTACTTGGCGGACCTGCTAGCTGCGGGCTTTTGGCGATCAAAAAGGAGCTGCTCAGTAGCGACGTGCCAACATTTGCCGCGGGCGGGACGGTCGCCTACGCCAGCCGCGAAGGGCACGTTTTTTTAAAAAATCCCGAGCAGCTAGAGGAGGGCGGCACGCCGCCTATCACCGGGCTAATGCGGGCAAATTTGGCTTATGCGCTGCGAAACGAGGTCGGCTTTGAGAGGATAAAAAGCGCCGAGGACGAGCTAGCACGGCTTTTTGAGAGCGAGCTAGCGGGCATTGACGAGGTCATAAACTACGCTCCAAAGGGCGCGCCGCGGCTGCCGATAATCTCCTTTAACGTGCGCGGCGTCTCGGCGTATGATTTCGCCGCGAGCCTTAGCAACGACTTCGGTATCCAGACGCGCGCAGGCGTGATGTGCGCGGGCCCGTATGCTCACGATCTGCTGGGTATCAAGGAGGGGCGCATGCCAGAAAGTAAGCCCGGCTTCGTGCGCGTGAGCCTGCACTACACGCACACCGAGCGCGACGTGCGCTATCTCACGGGCGCGATAAAATCCTGCATCAAAAAGCACCGCGAAATTTGGGGTGAGGAAAAGGCAATGTACGAGATGTTCGGCGGGAAAATTTAG
- the tupA gene encoding tungstate ABC transporter substrate-binding protein TupA — protein sequence MKKVILGSLIASVLAFAGDSELIMATTTSTDNTGLLDAIYPAYKAKTGVDIKWTAVGTGAALKLGENCDADILFVHSPKVEKEFVEKGFGVERKPVMYNDFVVIADKSIADKFKGKDIKESFELIKKENIKFFSRGDKSGTDNKEKGIWKKIIGEVPEKDSWYMQTGQGMLATINAAAEQKGVTFTDRGTYIKYEDTKKGAPEMVIINEGDNDLKNFYSLIAVNPKHCAKADIENANKFIEWATSEEGQKFIGDFKLLDKPLFTPDANTRKN from the coding sequence ATGAAAAAAGTAATATTAGGCTCGCTAATCGCGAGCGTTTTGGCGTTCGCGGGCGATAGCGAACTCATCATGGCTACCACTACCAGCACCGATAACACGGGGCTACTAGACGCGATCTATCCTGCGTATAAGGCAAAAACCGGCGTCGATATCAAATGGACTGCCGTAGGCACCGGAGCGGCTTTAAAACTAGGCGAAAATTGCGATGCGGACATACTTTTCGTGCATTCGCCAAAGGTTGAAAAAGAATTCGTAGAAAAAGGCTTTGGCGTCGAGAGAAAACCCGTAATGTACAATGACTTCGTCGTCATCGCCGATAAATCTATCGCGGATAAATTTAAAGGCAAAGACATAAAAGAGAGCTTTGAGCTGATCAAAAAAGAGAACATCAAATTTTTCTCTCGCGGCGATAAATCAGGCACCGACAACAAAGAAAAAGGTATCTGGAAAAAAATTATCGGCGAAGTACCTGAAAAAGACAGCTGGTATATGCAAACAGGCCAAGGCATGCTAGCTACCATCAACGCGGCAGCCGAGCAAAAGGGCGTGACGTTCACCGACCGCGGCACCTACATCAAGTACGAGGACACCAAAAAAGGCGCGCCTGAGATGGTCATCATCAATGAGGGCGACAACGATCTAAAGAACTTCTACTCGCTAATCGCGGTAAATCCGAAGCACTGCGCTAAGGCCGACATCGAAAACGCAAATAAATTTATCGAGTGGGCGACGAGCGAAGAGGGTCAGAAATTTATCGGCGACTTTAAGCTGCTAGATAAGCCGCTTTTCACGCCTGACGCGAATACTCGCAAGAACTAA
- the tupB gene encoding tungstate ABC transporter permease TupB, with product MDFLLNGFLEAFRLLFSGDEETYSAIRATLYTSSVSIFFAILVGFPLGFTLGFYDFKGRRILRLLSDTALAMPTVAIGLILYAFITRNGPFGEFGLLFTLKAVMLGQFVLALPIIISLSASVVENMDKKHYLTILNLRLSPPRLVGCVLYELRYALMVVVATAYGRIVAEVGVAMMIGGNIKYFTRTITTAVSLETNKGEFAMGIALALVLIFIAFAVNLAIHALKRLDR from the coding sequence TTGGATTTTCTACTAAACGGATTTTTGGAGGCCTTTAGACTGCTTTTTAGCGGCGACGAGGAGACGTATTCGGCGATCAGGGCGACGCTTTACACTTCGAGCGTTTCGATATTTTTTGCGATTTTAGTCGGCTTTCCGCTTGGATTTACGCTGGGATTTTACGACTTTAAAGGGCGCAGGATTTTGCGTCTGCTCAGCGATACGGCGCTTGCGATGCCCACCGTTGCGATCGGGCTCATTTTGTACGCGTTTATCACGCGAAACGGCCCGTTTGGCGAGTTTGGGCTGCTTTTTACGCTAAAGGCCGTGATGCTCGGCCAGTTCGTGCTAGCACTACCCATCATCATCTCGCTAAGCGCTAGCGTCGTGGAAAATATGGACAAAAAGCACTATCTAACCATCCTAAATTTACGCCTGAGCCCGCCAAGGCTCGTTGGCTGCGTGCTTTACGAGCTAAGATATGCTCTGATGGTGGTCGTAGCGACGGCGTACGGGCGTATCGTGGCTGAGGTCGGCGTGGCGATGATGATCGGCGGAAATATCAAATATTTTACCCGCACGATCACGACCGCGGTGTCGCTGGAGACGAACAAGGGCGAGTTTGCGATGGGTATTGCGCTAGCTTTGGTGCTTATCTTTATCGCATTTGCGGTAAATTTGGCGATACATGCGCTAAAAAGGCTGGATAGATGA
- the tupC gene encoding tungstate ABC transporter ATP-binding protein TupC produces MINVRNLRLNYGASEILNIPRLDIDVTKITALTGSNGSGKSTLMRVMSFLQKPTSGEVRLWGSSAPSLNLLRDVSVLLPEPALLKRSVRENFKAVLKSRGVLGEFDERASEALNLIGLDESFLNKRHFELSSGQTQRVSFALNLALRSRLYLLDEPTNSVDVGTSKLFGKAVLYMRQRYGCGFVIASHDDKWLTAIAEENVFLHKGRVCEFEYKNIFDARDGVLKFDENAIVNLPSNLRSAAKIAVNPGKITLSKTPVDGCLSGILHSVSLYLGKELLVKIKVGDFLIKTLAANSQNFNVGENIYFKFDEGAFLGLE; encoded by the coding sequence GTGATAAACGTTAGAAATTTACGCCTAAACTACGGCGCAAGCGAGATTTTAAACATCCCGCGCCTTGATATCGACGTCACCAAAATCACCGCGCTAACGGGCAGTAACGGCAGCGGCAAAAGTACGCTGATGCGAGTGATGTCGTTTTTGCAAAAGCCCACTAGCGGCGAGGTGCGGCTATGGGGAAGCAGCGCGCCTAGTCTAAATTTACTGCGCGACGTTAGCGTTTTGTTGCCAGAGCCCGCGCTTTTAAAACGCTCCGTGAGGGAAAATTTTAAAGCCGTTTTAAAAAGCCGCGGAGTGCTAGGGGAATTTGACGAGCGAGCGAGCGAGGCGTTAAATTTGATCGGGCTTGACGAGAGTTTTTTAAACAAGCGCCACTTTGAGCTAAGCTCCGGGCAGACGCAGCGCGTTAGCTTTGCGTTAAATTTGGCGCTTAGATCGCGGCTATATCTGCTTGACGAGCCGACAAATAGCGTTGACGTGGGCACTTCAAAGCTTTTTGGCAAGGCGGTGCTTTACATGCGGCAAAGATACGGCTGCGGCTTTGTGATCGCTAGCCACGACGACAAATGGCTAACCGCGATTGCCGAAGAAAACGTCTTTTTGCACAAGGGGCGTGTGTGCGAATTTGAATACAAAAATATATTTGACGCTCGGGACGGGGTTTTGAAATTTGACGAAAACGCTATCGTAAATTTGCCGTCAAATTTGCGTAGCGCTGCAAAGATTGCCGTAAATCCCGGCAAAATCACGCTAAGCAAAACTCCTGTAGATGGGTGCTTGAGCGGTATTTTGCACTCGGTTTCGCTCTATCTTGGCAAAGAGCTTTTGGTGAAAATCAAGGTCGGCGACTTTTTGATTAAAACGCTGGCGGCAAATTCGCAAAATTTTAACGTCGGCGAAAATATTTATTTTAAATTTGACGAAGGAGCGTTTTTGGGGCTTGAATGA